The Niastella koreensis GR20-10 genome includes a window with the following:
- a CDS encoding LytR/AlgR family response regulator transcription factor, whose translation MYKKAFFFRQDRQLKKINLEEIIYLEAKKNYTKLYTANGSYIARISLVEAMKLLPEGKFLRVHRSYAVAADHIDVVKRDGILLASLPVEVPVSRIYYGSFTKQFTILDSADIDTGKKRTINARERRR comes from the coding sequence ATGTACAAAAAGGCATTCTTTTTCAGACAGGACAGGCAGCTGAAAAAAATAAACCTCGAAGAGATCATTTACCTGGAGGCGAAAAAAAATTACACCAAACTGTATACCGCCAACGGATCATACATTGCACGCATTTCATTGGTTGAGGCAATGAAACTGTTGCCAGAAGGTAAATTTCTACGTGTACACCGGTCTTATGCAGTAGCAGCCGATCATATCGATGTAGTGAAAAGGGATGGCATATTACTGGCATCCTTACCTGTTGAGGTACCCGTTTCGAGAATCTATTATGGTTCCTTTACTAAACAGTTTACCATTCTCGATTCGGCAGATATAGATACAGGGAAAAAGAGAACGATCAATGCCCGGGAGAGAAGGCGGTAG
- a CDS encoding DUF7594 domain-containing protein — MKLIHFARFVITAGFLLLFIFNSPLQAQVTLSATGSGTAYDLIDSKGFGNENPDCKHPSFGPHVTQAFDNTLGKYVFVFHSHPTLDDDRCTNEDRTRMEIKGGDGSPADMQHTQGQTAYYRWKFKLDAGFIPSSRFTHIFQIKAFNGDDGAPLITITPRAGSPEKIQIIHSSGEGSGSLGTVKEADLAPFKGNWVEAYVKYKSSDGSAGTFEITLTRISDGAVLLSYSNSSIDMWRDGSSYNRPKWGVYRGKDAVLRDEQVLFNDFCITESSASLCPSSVGSNPGNPGTTTLNVQQDAYVRDGTNANTTFGSTDAAELVTKLAPAGQTGNNREAYVTFDLSAVTGTVTGATLKVNGHTQDSRDVNVVVGAYAVSTTSWTESALTWNNKPASAATALATATVTDATARYYNWNITSYIQSEKAAGHTKVSFVLKNQQETQGQLLWNSKETGSNAPQLSITTTSARQETTAVIPPALTTGLTNFPNPFKESTTISFSLPAAGHAQLAIYDITGKQVTVLVNSWLQAGNHQTSFASHSIPAGTYLMKMVYNGKTLTKKLLKE, encoded by the coding sequence ATGAAACTTATACATTTTGCACGGTTTGTTATAACCGCTGGTTTTTTACTGCTATTCATTTTCAACTCACCATTGCAGGCACAGGTTACTTTAAGCGCCACCGGTTCAGGCACCGCCTATGACCTGATAGATTCAAAAGGTTTCGGGAATGAGAACCCCGACTGCAAGCACCCTTCATTTGGGCCGCACGTTACCCAGGCCTTTGACAATACGCTGGGTAAATATGTATTCGTATTTCACAGTCATCCAACGCTCGATGACGACCGTTGCACCAATGAAGACCGCACCCGTATGGAAATAAAAGGCGGCGATGGCTCGCCGGCCGATATGCAGCATACGCAGGGTCAAACGGCCTACTATCGCTGGAAGTTTAAACTGGATGCCGGTTTTATTCCTTCCAGCCGGTTCACCCATATTTTCCAGATAAAAGCGTTCAATGGCGATGATGGCGCACCGCTTATTACCATCACTCCCCGGGCCGGCAGCCCCGAAAAGATCCAGATCATCCACAGCTCGGGCGAAGGGAGCGGCAGCCTGGGCACGGTTAAAGAAGCCGATCTGGCCCCCTTTAAAGGCAATTGGGTGGAAGCCTATGTAAAATACAAAAGCAGTGATGGCAGCGCAGGAACGTTCGAGATCACGCTCACCCGCATCAGCGACGGGGCCGTGTTGCTTTCCTACTCCAACAGCAGCATCGATATGTGGCGCGATGGCAGCTCCTACAACCGGCCCAAATGGGGCGTATACCGCGGTAAGGATGCTGTACTGCGCGACGAGCAGGTACTGTTCAATGATTTCTGTATTACAGAAAGCAGCGCCAGTCTTTGTCCCAGCAGTGTTGGCAGCAATCCCGGCAATCCCGGCACCACTACGTTGAACGTACAACAGGATGCCTATGTACGGGACGGAACGAATGCCAATACAACCTTCGGTTCAACCGACGCTGCTGAATTAGTGACCAAACTGGCGCCTGCCGGCCAAACCGGTAATAACCGCGAGGCTTATGTAACTTTTGATCTGTCGGCCGTAACGGGAACGGTTACCGGTGCTACATTGAAAGTGAACGGGCATACCCAGGATAGCAGGGACGTAAATGTCGTAGTTGGCGCTTATGCAGTTTCCACTACCAGCTGGACGGAATCGGCCCTCACCTGGAATAATAAACCAGCTTCGGCTGCAACCGCCCTGGCCACTGCTACCGTTACCGATGCCACTGCCCGGTATTACAACTGGAATATCACCAGTTATATTCAAAGCGAAAAAGCAGCAGGCCATACAAAGGTTTCTTTTGTACTCAAAAATCAACAGGAGACCCAGGGTCAGTTATTATGGAATTCAAAAGAAACGGGCAGCAATGCGCCGCAATTAAGTATAACCACCACTTCGGCGCGGCAGGAAACTACCGCCGTCATTCCACCCGCTTTAACTACCGGCCTCACCAATTTTCCCAATCCGTTCAAAGAAAGCACTACCATCAGCTTTTCATTGCCGGCAGCTGGCCATGCTCAGCTGGCAATATATGACATTACGGGAAAACAGGTAACCGTGTTAGTGAACAGCTGGTTGCAGGCGGGAAACCACCAAACCAGTTTTGCTTCACACTCCATTCCGGCCGGTACCTATTTAATGAAGATGGTGTATAACGGTAAAACATTAACGAAAAAGTTATTGAAGGAATAA
- the corA gene encoding magnesium/cobalt transporter CorA: MKEIVNCAAYSIGHKTVDIDLDKIHEILKDPSQFVWIGLYEPSEEILERVQNEFGLHDLAVEDAHRAHQRPKIELYGDSLFIVLRTVHMVRDCHIQFGETHFFVGTNFIVVVRHGSSVAYTDVRTRCEAMPELLSKGQGFVLYAIMDFIVDMYFPVVEGLEDALEAIEDKVFKGNPSRETTEQIYQLKKDLLEVKRAVSPFIDICNRLMRFDIKYISPETQPYFRDIYDHALRINEIVDNTRELLNTALDANFSLISISQNDTSRKFAAWAAIFAVPTMVAGYYGMNFRVMPELQWTYGYPMVVIGTLCICGVLYYLFRRSGWL; encoded by the coding sequence ATGAAAGAGATCGTCAATTGTGCAGCCTACTCAATCGGCCACAAAACTGTAGATATTGACCTGGATAAAATTCATGAAATACTGAAAGACCCCAGTCAGTTTGTATGGATTGGATTGTATGAACCTTCAGAAGAAATCCTGGAGCGGGTACAAAATGAATTTGGGTTGCATGATCTGGCTGTTGAAGATGCACACCGGGCACACCAACGCCCCAAAATAGAATTATACGGTGACTCACTTTTTATTGTACTCAGAACTGTACACATGGTCAGGGATTGTCATATCCAATTTGGAGAAACACATTTTTTTGTGGGAACAAATTTTATCGTGGTGGTGCGGCATGGATCATCTGTAGCATATACTGATGTGAGAACCCGCTGCGAGGCCATGCCCGAGTTATTGAGCAAAGGCCAGGGATTTGTTTTATATGCCATTATGGACTTTATAGTAGACATGTATTTTCCTGTAGTGGAGGGGTTGGAAGATGCCCTGGAGGCTATTGAAGACAAGGTGTTCAAGGGGAACCCCAGCCGGGAAACTACGGAACAAATATATCAGTTGAAGAAAGACCTGCTGGAAGTAAAACGGGCAGTATCGCCCTTCATAGATATTTGTAACCGCCTGATGCGATTTGATATAAAATATATTTCACCGGAAACTCAACCTTATTTCCGCGACATTTACGACCATGCCCTGCGGATCAATGAGATCGTAGATAACACCAGGGAGTTGCTGAATACCGCCTTGGATGCAAATTTTTCCCTGATCTCCATTTCTCAAAACGATACGTCAAGGAAATTCGCCGCCTGGGCCGCTATTTTTGCGGTACCCACCATGGTAGCCGGGTATTACGGGATGAATTTCAGGGTTATGCCTGAACTGCAATGGACCTATGGTTACCCGATGGTTGTAATTGGAACCCTTTGTATTTGCGGTGTTCTTTATTACCTGTTCCGGCGATCGGGATGGTTATAA
- a CDS encoding polysaccharide biosynthesis/export family protein, whose translation MNSENIQKENRVTQPNCFYSTALAVLVCSLLLSSCASTKSVVYLKDAKDSEVSIYDKLEPVIQRNDLLSITVSSPNAIASQPFNTAISVSTQLVGYTSTQAYGYLVDQDGYIDIPMLGRIKAAGLTKKELKDKITDLLVDNKFLMQPVVSVRYLNFKVTVLGEVARPMVINAPDEKINILEALGFAGDMTVYAKRDNVVLIREEGGKRITKRLNLNNDEILKSPYYNLKTNDIVYVEPNKTKVNANGNAKTWLPAVLAALSLSVVMVDHITRN comes from the coding sequence GTGAACTCGGAGAATATTCAAAAAGAAAACAGGGTTACCCAACCAAACTGTTTTTACAGTACTGCATTGGCAGTGCTGGTATGCAGCCTCTTGCTCTCTTCCTGTGCCAGTACGAAAAGCGTTGTTTATCTGAAAGATGCCAAAGATTCGGAGGTTAGCATTTATGATAAACTGGAACCAGTCATTCAAAGAAACGACCTGCTAAGCATAACGGTCTCAAGCCCCAATGCAATAGCCAGTCAGCCCTTTAACACAGCTATATCCGTAAGCACCCAATTAGTAGGCTACACCAGCACGCAGGCCTATGGATACCTGGTTGACCAGGATGGCTATATAGACATTCCCATGTTGGGCCGCATAAAAGCTGCCGGGCTAACCAAAAAGGAATTGAAAGATAAAATAACCGACCTGCTTGTCGACAACAAATTCCTGATGCAACCGGTGGTAAGCGTGCGGTACCTGAATTTTAAAGTAACGGTACTGGGCGAAGTAGCCCGTCCCATGGTGATCAATGCGCCAGACGAAAAAATAAACATCCTGGAAGCCCTGGGTTTTGCCGGCGACATGACGGTATATGCCAAAAGAGATAACGTAGTGCTGATTAGGGAAGAAGGCGGAAAAAGAATTACCAAAAGGCTGAACCTGAATAATGACGAGATCCTGAAGTCGCCTTATTATAACCTCAAAACCAACGACATCGTTTACGTTGAACCTAACAAGACTAAAGTAAACGCCAATGGCAATGCTAAAACCTGGCTGCCGGCTGTTCTTGCTGCACTCTCTTTATCGGTTGTTATGGTTGACCACATTACAAGAAATTAA
- a CDS encoding ABC transporter ATP-binding protein, with translation MPKNPYLSLLKTAWTYARQERKKYILIYAMFILANFISALGPVWLGWFVNKIQHDTQRVWHYTLLYVAGYFAIRFFEWSLHGPARIMERNLAFNMSRNFLQEKYHQVLHLPAKWHQDHHSGSTINRIRKAYEALRQFFDQGFMYLYTLTKFFFSVIAMLYFSPLFGGIAVLMGVLDIIIIRRFDKPFIKTLDQVNEKEHVVSSTLFDTLSNIMTVITLRLEKSMESGLLHKVQQIRAPFSKNALINEWKWYVADMLLALIYCVVVGGFVYQNWQPGQTFYIAGLVTLLGYVTQFTGVFQNVAWQYTEVMQYNTYIQTASNISEAYAQQHRPEEPNELPVNWKEIRINQLSFSHRATYNESYTPSSLHQLNLRIRRGEKIALIGESGSGKSTLLSILRGLYMAEPGVEVSVDGTPFEIDSLNESVTLFPQEPEIFENTIAYNITLGLPFPEEEIMQVCESAHFTDVIMQLPEKLASDIREKGVNLSGGQKQRLALARGILAARESEVILLDEPTSSVDPKTEAMIYEKLFTAFADKAIVSSMHRLHLLTQFDYIYVLHQGRIVAEGNFEHLRNTSAAFQELWRHQQETGIRE, from the coding sequence ATGCCAAAGAACCCTTACCTGTCATTGTTGAAAACAGCCTGGACCTATGCCCGGCAGGAACGAAAGAAGTATATTCTGATCTATGCGATGTTCATCCTGGCTAATTTCATTTCTGCGTTGGGTCCCGTCTGGCTGGGGTGGTTTGTGAATAAGATCCAGCACGATACGCAACGGGTATGGCATTATACGCTGTTATATGTAGCAGGTTATTTCGCCATTCGGTTTTTTGAATGGAGCCTGCATGGGCCGGCGCGCATTATGGAGCGTAACCTGGCCTTTAATATGAGCCGCAATTTCCTGCAGGAAAAATACCACCAGGTGCTGCATTTGCCTGCCAAATGGCACCAGGACCATCACAGCGGTTCTACCATCAACCGCATTCGAAAAGCCTATGAGGCGCTGCGGCAGTTTTTCGATCAGGGGTTTATGTATTTATACACCCTCACCAAATTCTTTTTCTCCGTAATCGCCATGTTGTATTTCTCCCCGCTGTTCGGGGGCATTGCGGTTTTAATGGGTGTGCTGGATATCATCATCATCCGCCGTTTTGATAAACCCTTTATCAAAACACTCGACCAGGTAAATGAAAAGGAGCATGTGGTGTCTTCCACGTTGTTCGATACGCTTTCCAACATCATGACCGTAATAACCCTGCGGCTGGAAAAAAGTATGGAGTCGGGGTTGTTGCATAAGGTACAACAGATAAGGGCGCCCTTCAGCAAAAATGCCCTTATCAACGAATGGAAATGGTATGTGGCCGATATGCTGCTGGCGCTTATTTACTGTGTGGTAGTAGGTGGTTTTGTATACCAGAACTGGCAGCCGGGTCAAACCTTTTATATTGCCGGGCTGGTTACCTTACTGGGTTATGTGACCCAGTTCACCGGTGTGTTTCAGAATGTTGCCTGGCAGTATACCGAGGTGATGCAGTACAATACGTATATTCAAACAGCCAGTAATATAAGTGAAGCCTATGCGCAGCAGCACCGGCCCGAAGAACCGAACGAATTACCTGTTAACTGGAAGGAGATCCGGATCAATCAACTGAGTTTTTCGCACCGGGCAACTTACAATGAAAGCTATACGCCGAGCAGCCTGCACCAGTTGAACCTGCGCATCAGGCGGGGCGAAAAAATTGCCCTGATAGGGGAGAGCGGTAGCGGAAAAAGCACCCTTCTCTCCATCCTGCGTGGTTTGTATATGGCAGAACCGGGTGTGGAAGTATCGGTAGATGGAACGCCATTTGAAATTGATTCCCTCAATGAATCGGTAACGCTGTTTCCGCAGGAACCCGAGATATTTGAAAATACCATTGCTTATAATATCACGCTGGGTTTGCCTTTCCCGGAGGAAGAGATCATGCAGGTATGTGAAAGCGCGCACTTTACCGATGTGATAATGCAATTGCCCGAAAAGCTGGCTTCCGATATCAGGGAGAAAGGCGTGAATTTATCTGGCGGACAAAAGCAACGCCTTGCATTGGCCCGGGGTATTTTGGCCGCGCGGGAAAGCGAAGTGATTCTGTTAGATGAACCTACCAGCAGCGTGGACCCCAAAACAGAAGCCATGATCTATGAAAAACTGTTTACCGCTTTTGCCGATAAGGCCATTGTATCTTCTATGCACCGCCTTCATTTACTAACCCAGTTCGATTATATCTATGTATTGCACCAGGGCAGAATTGTGGCCGAAGGCAATTTTGAGCACCTGCGAAATACCAGCGCTGCCTTCCAGGAATTGTGGCGGCACCAGCAGGAGACCGGGATAAGGGAGTAA
- a CDS encoding UpxY family transcription antiterminator has protein sequence MEPAKNWYAVYTHSKWEKKVADLLTRKKIENYCPLNRVERQWSDRKKIILEPLFTCYVFVRLTNKERIPVLQTEGVLNYVSYMGKPAVIRDSEIDLIRNFLIDHINVRLEKLDVDINDTIRIKYGIFIEQEGKVIEVLDKTVRVLLPSLGYVMVAEIPKSHVEVVKSKR, from the coding sequence ATGGAACCGGCAAAGAATTGGTATGCGGTGTATACCCATTCCAAGTGGGAAAAAAAGGTCGCGGACCTTCTGACTCGAAAAAAAATTGAAAACTATTGTCCGCTTAACCGGGTAGAACGGCAGTGGAGCGACCGGAAAAAAATTATCCTGGAGCCCTTATTCACCTGCTATGTATTTGTAAGACTAACTAATAAAGAACGAATACCGGTACTGCAAACAGAAGGGGTACTCAATTACGTTAGTTATATGGGCAAACCCGCTGTTATCAGGGATTCGGAAATTGACCTGATCAGGAATTTCCTTATCGATCACATCAATGTACGCCTGGAAAAATTGGATGTGGACATCAATGATACCATCCGCATAAAGTATGGGATCTTCATTGAGCAGGAAGGGAAAGTGATTGAAGTGCTTGACAAAACGGTAAGAGTGTTATTACCTTCCTTAGGCTATGTAATGGTAGCCGAAATACCTAAATCACATGTTGAAGTTGTTAAAAGTAAACGCTGA
- a CDS encoding GumC family protein, with protein MQTNINSKSKSEKNIGSLIINWYLPYWPLFLILTVVGLAAAWAYINFVAVKQYESYATVMVKDNKKGVDESGAMEALQVYPMQNIAENEIEVLQSKTLMTDVVNQLHLYAPIYEGIDFSQWKFNETSAYISSPVSIVARNPDELTETGDTDIAIAVNYYSPKEMQVAHNGYKDKVKEVVIENKKYPLREWCQTRWGVVKFMPNERQTSKPVGPLFFNLNKTKDVVPGLLLNLLVVSPNKLSSTIDLTLRDEIPKRGEDILNRLLTDYTQQSIDEKQDQATNTLNFIEVRLGKVERELDSIESVVQTFRTDKGVVDLGEQGKMYLDNVGDNDRKIADLSMQIAAVDEMENYVNQKSNTGDLIPSTLGIADPILSDLMSKLYSKRVEYESLLKTTTVNNPAATSAAKEIEALRPLVLEKLRNYRISLEAGKRNLASTSNDYNSMLRTIPQKERELMAISREQATKKGIYSFLLEKREQTALASSSATSDSKIIDFANSSILPVSPKKLLTYFMALALFGGLGVGFVSLKEMMNKRILFRSEIESLTSVPVIAEISATKDKESLLKSTSRVSIVAEQFRHLRASIGLFGRKKEIKIKRILVTSSVAGEGKTYISTSLATSLALAGNKVVLVDLDIRKPRTSAIMGIDQQAGVAEFLDGAKTPEEIISTTEVKNLYVVSAGRGEEHSRELILSGRLDILIDYLNDTFDYIVLDASPIDPVSDSYTFSGFCDITLFIIRHNRTPKTMVQILDNNNKFKALKNPRIVFNGIRSRGVMKKMYGYSYGYGYENVYRDREKRSKFQKIFHFPKKDKKIRV; from the coding sequence ATGCAAACTAATATAAACTCAAAGTCGAAAAGCGAAAAGAATATCGGTTCGCTGATCATTAACTGGTATTTACCCTACTGGCCATTATTTCTCATACTTACGGTTGTTGGCCTGGCGGCCGCATGGGCATATATAAACTTTGTGGCGGTAAAGCAATATGAAAGCTATGCCACAGTAATGGTTAAAGATAATAAAAAGGGTGTGGATGAATCGGGCGCCATGGAAGCACTACAGGTTTATCCTATGCAAAATATTGCTGAAAATGAAATTGAGGTCCTTCAGTCAAAAACGCTGATGACAGATGTAGTTAACCAGTTGCATTTATATGCGCCTATCTATGAGGGAATCGATTTCAGCCAGTGGAAATTTAATGAGACCTCCGCCTACATCAGTTCTCCGGTCTCTATAGTGGCAAGGAACCCAGACGAGTTGACGGAGACCGGGGATACTGATATCGCCATAGCGGTGAATTATTATTCACCCAAAGAAATGCAGGTAGCCCATAATGGGTACAAAGACAAAGTGAAAGAGGTAGTTATCGAGAACAAGAAATACCCGCTTAGGGAGTGGTGCCAGACACGCTGGGGCGTCGTGAAATTCATGCCCAATGAAAGGCAAACCTCAAAACCTGTTGGACCCCTGTTCTTCAATCTGAACAAAACCAAAGATGTGGTGCCGGGATTGCTCCTCAATCTCCTTGTAGTTTCGCCCAATAAATTGTCAAGCACCATTGACCTTACGCTACGTGATGAGATCCCAAAGCGGGGAGAAGACATTCTGAACAGATTGCTGACCGATTATACCCAGCAATCCATCGATGAAAAGCAGGACCAGGCCACCAACACACTTAATTTTATTGAAGTCCGGCTTGGAAAAGTGGAAAGAGAGCTTGACTCAATTGAAAGCGTGGTACAAACGTTCAGGACCGACAAAGGCGTGGTTGATCTGGGCGAACAAGGCAAAATGTACCTCGATAATGTGGGTGACAATGACCGGAAAATTGCAGACCTGAGCATGCAGATAGCCGCCGTTGATGAAATGGAAAACTATGTGAATCAAAAATCGAACACGGGCGACCTTATACCTTCTACGTTAGGCATTGCCGACCCGATACTAAGCGACCTGATGTCGAAACTATACAGCAAAAGAGTTGAATATGAATCCCTGTTGAAAACCACCACGGTAAATAATCCAGCGGCCACTAGCGCTGCCAAAGAGATTGAAGCACTGCGGCCACTGGTACTTGAAAAATTAAGGAACTACCGTATTAGCCTGGAAGCAGGTAAAAGGAATCTTGCATCCACAAGCAATGACTATAATTCCATGCTGCGCACCATTCCGCAAAAAGAAAGGGAATTGATGGCCATCAGCCGCGAGCAGGCGACCAAGAAAGGGATTTATTCTTTTCTGCTCGAAAAACGTGAGCAAACTGCCCTGGCCAGTTCAAGCGCCACTTCGGACAGCAAGATCATTGACTTTGCCAATTCTTCCATCCTTCCGGTTAGTCCCAAAAAGCTGCTTACATACTTTATGGCGCTTGCGCTATTTGGGGGGCTGGGCGTTGGCTTTGTGTCCCTCAAGGAAATGATGAACAAGAGGATCCTGTTCAGGTCGGAAATAGAATCGCTTACCAGTGTACCGGTGATTGCAGAGATCTCCGCCACCAAGGACAAGGAGTCCCTGCTGAAAAGCACCTCCAGGGTATCTATTGTTGCCGAACAGTTCAGGCACCTGCGGGCTTCTATCGGTTTATTCGGCCGCAAAAAAGAGATCAAGATAAAACGAATCCTGGTTACCTCCAGTGTTGCCGGTGAAGGCAAAACCTATATAAGCACCAGCCTGGCCACCAGCCTGGCACTGGCTGGCAATAAAGTAGTACTGGTTGACCTGGATATCAGGAAACCAAGGACCTCCGCCATCATGGGCATCGACCAGCAGGCAGGTGTAGCTGAATTTTTGGATGGGGCAAAAACACCCGAGGAAATAATTTCAACCACCGAAGTTAAAAATCTGTATGTGGTGAGCGCGGGCCGGGGCGAAGAACATTCCCGGGAACTGATCCTGAGCGGCAGGCTCGATATCCTGATCGATTACCTCAACGACACCTTCGATTATATTGTGCTGGATGCCTCTCCCATTGACCCGGTTTCAGACTCCTATACATTTTCCGGGTTCTGCGATATCACCCTGTTTATTATCAGGCATAACCGCACCCCAAAAACCATGGTGCAGATACTCGACAATAACAACAAGTTCAAGGCGCTGAAGAATCCACGCATCGTGTTCAACGGCATCAGATCGAGAGGCGTTATGAAGAAAATGTATGGCTATAGTTATGGCTATGGGTACGAAAACGTTTATCGCGACCGGGAAAAGAGATCCAAATTCCAGAAGATCTTTCATTTTCCCAAAAAAGATAAAAAAATACGGGTATGA